A portion of the Trachemys scripta elegans isolate TJP31775 chromosome 9, CAS_Tse_1.0, whole genome shotgun sequence genome contains these proteins:
- the OTOS gene encoding otospiralin, whose product MRFIFIGLISLCMLMNALTDARPVQDEDDPYEEPAALPYWPFWSSDFWSYVEYFQTLGAYNRINEMARTLFAQYPFGNNLGYDVPYHEH is encoded by the exons ATGAGGTTTATCTTTATTGGCTTAATTTCTCTCTGCATGCTGATGAATGCATTAACAG aTGCCCGGCCAGTACAGGATGAAGACG ACCCATATGAGGAACCTGCAGCCCTGCCATATTGGCCTTTCTGGTCCAGTGATTTTTGGTCGTATGTGGAGTATTTCCAGACCCTGGGAGCATACAACAGAATCAACGAAATGGCCAGAACCCTGTTTGCTCAATATCCTTTTGGAAATAACCTTGGTTATGATGTTCCCTATCATGAGCACTAA
- the COPS9 gene encoding COP9 signalosome complex subunit 9, which produces MKPAVDEMFPEGAGPYVDLDEAGGSTGLLMDLAANEKAVHADFFNDFEDLFDDDDIQ; this is translated from the exons ATGAAGCCAGCAGTGGACGAGATGTTCCCCGAGGGCGCCGGGCCCTACGTGGACCTGGACGAG GCAGGAGGAAGTACAGGTTTATTGATGGACTTAGCAGCTAATGAAAAGGCAGTTCATGCAGATTTCTTTAATG ATTTTGAAGATCTTTTTGATGATGATGACATCCAGTGA